In the genome of Entelurus aequoreus isolate RoL-2023_Sb linkage group LG08, RoL_Eaeq_v1.1, whole genome shotgun sequence, one region contains:
- the map1b gene encoding microtubule-associated protein 1B, with protein sequence MSALVQCPPSSSSSSSPPANMESGFIPASPSQHFVHSKFYLLVVLGEVATEDHLKCAIADIEKGIRSWDTNLIDCNLDQELKLFVSRHSARFSADVKGQRILHHKSNVLETVVLINPSDDAVSTEVRLMISDSARHKLLVLSGQCTENTGELILQSGSFSFSKFIDIFTDQEIGELLSTIHPENKANLTLSCPEQGDWKNSNLDKHNLQDFINMTLNSALILPEMEGLSEFTEYLSESVEILTPFDILEPPASGGFLKLSKPCCYIFPGGHGDSALFAVNGFNMLINGGSDRKSCFWKLVRHLDRVDSVLLTHIGDDNLPGINSMLQRKIAELEEEQSQGSTANSDWVKNMISPDIGVVFVNLPENLENLDPNYRVRRNLEEAAATQQFLTKLNLRIEPLQRAVGNTIEPMILFQKMGVGKLEMYVLNPAKNSKEMQHFMKQWTGSQDDTTSILLPNGKESEFPVSYLTSITSLIVWHPANPSEKVVRVLFPGNATQQHIFEGLEKLKHLDFLKQPIVTQKEMSANVPPTPTLKQAKMKNRTDSKESLKSTPKPSPIKGVRKESKEEGAEKAKAAADELFHEKQQKAEKREKVMVKKERAKVPEKELKAKPEQATPNDTPEKKKTQIKAKPEKEKIAKKDIKVSAEKKKEVKKDALKKEDAPKKDIKKEEAKKRDIKKDSRRDSPMKEKKDEKRDQKKDVKKPSKEIKKASASGEDKGISPKPKTLKKDTSKKIAGSPSKLKGKTASKVPKEAKVDAAKSAAVAASVTEDPEAERSVMSSPVDLTRDIEELRAEEQAEDESTVQQNVEEEAVMTQYQGETMQTKESPRALKSLDEGITTTEAEGGSRDSPDEQALKGKLNGRFEDEATVMEEASDGADYEEKGETEEVYEQQRVESIKDEPSEDEHLKRHDTLIIGDSVKDQADVEDQLVGEHRKEKEELTVSASLKESSPVSPAASIHDEMLPTGAESFTTSDDENREEPPEEFTVTSGLTHSTIEISSVPTAIDDMLTPRDGLSDETANEETDSPLPDVGRFGTSQSGEFDKNKSPLFQSKPCSDYSKSDATEGQDYNHTATTISPPSLFEEDKLCREFSSDGKVEDFNTLEETCEKQDTARLSSTSPLVHSPPGDQKYNFDSPSMFAPPIELSTTLTGSPRVMSESTLSPEDKTLEGANSPQSSGHTPYYQSPVDEKAGALPPMSQNEERGPTIVEVTSDKDDSNRATPELDEKQSECFSPTDKSVSSPKSPPSAELDSPIKKELDEMNNHQVFSSMPRQVLEATLIPAFKEETKMSISEGTASEKSDTPMEEVVAEDMFSHLASASTASLATSSLPEPTTDSPSLHAEVGSPHSTEVDDSLSVSVGQTPTTFHEAEASPFKEDCPRPMSISPDISPKNKGRAQMQDTKSPEHSTMSMEFGQESPDHSLALDFSKQSPEHQSAGSNLRATENGPTEINDSPSDVKVSEEQPSTIEEPLLFEETDSGRAASATPSDASQSTPSVTTPCQMTEMPPMVEQTGGSPITPKAASLTHSPHSSGASPVSGGPIERDNISPLSLSVEHFAYKSNTQEPQDKPPSETTSPSTLWFSDEGKLLPEKETNPFKCEDYTLEAKSPLCTEVHSPSNLPLSSHPACTLRNPDSSKVSPSALSKTDVDLCLVTSCEYRHPKTELSPSFINPSPLEYFINEENVLEEEKPLETVGGGPPPPGGKLSSKQCEETPPTSISESAPSQTDSDVPPGTEECPSITADANIDSEDDSETLPTDRTLTYRHADPPPVALRDTAPSTGPHDACMVDPEALKAEENRHNANTDAVEKPKKKKLTKKSSSPARKSALSKVKDSKTASPKKSLGEGKDAKNATNTSASRGASGKASSVVSLPNCPPMYLDLVYIPNHCSAKNVDAEFFQHVRSSYYVVSGNDQTSQEPSRPVLDALLEGKARWENNMQVTLIPTHDTDVMREWYQETHDKQQELNIMVLASSSTVVMQDESFPACKIEM encoded by the exons GAATACGCTCATGGGACACCAATTTAATCGACTGCAACTTGGACCAGGAACTCAAACTCTTCGTCTCCAGGCACTCGGCTCGCTTCTCCGCAGACGTCAAAG GACAGAGAATTCTTCACCATAAAAGTAACGTCCTGGAGACGGTCGTGCTTATCAACCCTTCAGACGACGCCGTCAGCACCGAG GTTCGGTTGATGATCTCTGACTCTGCCAGACACAAGCTTCTGGTTCTGTCAGGTCAATGCACCGAAAACACCGGGGAGCTAATACTTCAGTCTGGATCCTTTTCCTTCTCCAAGTTCATCGACATATTTACTGACCAAGAG ATTGGTGAATTGCTGAGCACTATTCATCCAGAAAACAAAGCCAACTTGACACTCTCCTGCCCCGAACAAGGTGACTGGAAAAACTCAAACTTGGACAAACACAACCTACAAGACTTCATCAACATGACGCTAAACTCGGCGCTCATCCTGCCTGAAATGGAGGGCCTCTCCGAGTTCACAGAGTATTTATCCGAATCCGTGGAGATTCTGACACCTTTTGACATTTTGGAACCGCCGGCCTCAGGTGGATTCCTCAAGCTCTCCAAACCTTGTTGCTACATCTTCCCTGGCGGCCACGGGGACTCTGCTCTCTTTGCTGTCAATGGCTTTAACATGCTCATAAACGGAGGTTCCGACAGGAAGTCCTGCTTCTGGAAGTTGGTAAGACACCTGGACCGTGTGGATTCCGTCCTCCTAACCCACATCGGTGACGACAACCTGCCAGGCATCAATAGCATGCTGCAGAGAAAGATTGCGGAGCTTGAAGAGGAGCAGTCGCAGGGTTCGACGGCAAACAGTGATTGGGTGAAGAACATGATCTCGCCAGATATCGGTGTTGTGTTTGTGAATCTCCCTGAAAATCTGGAAAACCTTGACCCTAACTACAGAGTGAGGCGGAATCTCGAAGAGGCAGCTGCCACTCAGCAGTTCCTTACCAAGCTAAATTTAAGAATAGAACCTTTGCAGCGAGCTGTGGGAAACACTATTGAACCCATGATACTATTTCAGAAAATGGGTGTCGGGAAGCTTGAGATGTACGTACTAAACCCGGCAAAGAACAGCAAGGAGATGcaacactttatgaagcagtggACTGGTAGCCAAGATGACACAACTTCCATACTACTGCCAAACGGAAAAGAATCTGAGTTTCCTGTATCATACTTGACTTCTATCACCTCCCTCATTGTGTGGCACCCTGCAAACCCTTCGGAAAAGGTAGTGCGAGTTCTCTTTCCAGGGAATGCCACCCAGCAGCACATCTTTGAAGGTTTGGAAAAGCTAAAACACCTGGACTTCTTAAAGCAGCCTATTGTCACTCAAAAAGAAATGTCTGCCAACGTGCCTCCAACACCGACACTAAAGCAAGCCAAAATGAAGAACAGAACAGACAGCAAAGAGAGCTTAAAGTCGACTCCAAAGCCATCACCAATTAAAGGTGTCAGAAAGGAGTCCAAGGAAGAAGGTGCAGAAAAAGCAAAGGCAGCTGCAGACGAATTATTTCATGAGAAACAGCAGAAagcagaaaaaagagaaaaggtgATGGTGAAGAAAGAACGAGCGAAGGTTCCTGAGAAAGAATTAAAAGCGAAACCGGAACAAGCAACCCCGAATGATACACCTGAAAAAAAGAAGACTCAAATAAAAGCTAAACCCGAAAAGGAGAAGATTGCTAAGAAAGACATTAAAGTGTCTGCAGAAAAGAAAAAAGAGGTAAAAAaagatgcattaaaaaaagaggaTGCACCTAAAAAAGATATTAAGAAAGAAGAAGCAAAGAAAAGGGACATAAAAAAGGACAGCAGGAGAGATTCTCCCATGAAAGAGAAAAAGGATGAAAAGAGAGACCAAAAGAAAGATGTTAAAAAGCCAtcaaaagaaataaagaaagcatCTGCTTCTGGAGAAGACAAAGGTATTTCCCCTAAACCAAAGACCCTAAAGAAAGACACCTCCAAAAAAATTGCAGGGTCGCCTTCAAAGCTGAAAGGCAAAACAGCTTCCAAAGTGCCAAAAGAGGCAAAGGTGGATGCTGCCAAAAGTGCAGCTGTTGCAGCTAGTGTTACTGAGGACCCAGAGGCAGAGAGGTCTGTTATGTCTTCCCCTGTGGACCTGACAAGGGACATCGAGGAGCTCAGAGCAGAAGAGCAGGCAGAAGATGAATCAACTGTGCAACAAAATGTGGAAGAAGAGGCTGTGATGACACAATATCAAGGAGAGACAATGCAGACCAAAGAGTCCCCCAGGGCACTGAAGTCATTAGATGAGGGTATAACCACAACAGAGGCTGAAGGAGGTAGTAGAGACTCTCCAGATGAACAAGCTCTCAAAGGAAAACTCAATGGCAGGTTTGAAGATGAGGCAACTGTAATGGAGGAAGCGTCTGATGGAGCAGATTATGAAGAGAAGGGGGAAACAGAGGAGGTTTATGAACAACAGAGAGTGGAGTCAATTAAAGATGAGCCCAGTGAAGATGAACACCTAAAGAGACATGATACACTCATAATAGGAGATAGCGTTAAGGACCAGGCTGATGTTGAAGATCAGCTTGTAGGtgaacacagaaaagaaaaggagGAACTGACTGTTTCAGCCTCACTCAAAGAATCATCGCCTGTGTCCCCTGCCGCGTCGATCCATGATGAAATGCTTCCAACTGGTGCTGAGAGCTTTACTACGTCGGATGATGAAAACAGAGAGGAACCACCTGAAGAGTTTACGGTCACCTCTGGCCTCACTCATTCCACTATTGAGATCTCCAGTGTGCCTACTGCCATCGATGATATGTTGACTCCGAGGGATGGCTTGAGCGATGAAACAGCTAACGAAGAGACTGACTCCCCTTTGCCTGATGTGGGCAGATTTGGGACGTCACAATCTGGAGAGTTTGATAAGAACAAATCCCCTTTATTTCAGAGTAAACCATGTTCAGACTACTCCAAAAGTGACGCCACGGAGGGTCAGGACTATAACCACACTGCCACGACAATCTCCCCCCCTTCATTATTCGAAGAAGACAAACTCTGTAGAGAGTTTTCTTCTGATGGTAAAGTCGAGGATTTTAACACACTTGAAGAAACATGTGAGAAGCAAGACACAGCGAGACTCTCATCAACATCACCTCTTGTGCATTCTCCCCCAGGTgaccaaaaatacaactttgATTCCCCATCAATGTTTGCTCCACCTATAGAACTCTCCACTACCTTGACAGGGTCGCCTAGAGTGATGAGCGAGTCCACCCTTAGCCCAGAGGACAAAACACTGGAAGGGGCTAACTCCCCCCAGTCCTCCGGCCATACACCCTATTACCAGTCCCCAGTAGACGAAAAAGCAGGAGCTCTGCCACCCATGTCACAAAACGAAGAACGGGGCCCAACTATTGTGGAGGTCACGAGTGATAAAGATGACTCCAATAGGGCTACACCAGAACTTGATGAGAAACAGTCAGAGTGTTTCTCCCCCACAGATAAGAGTGTATCATCTCCAAAAAGCCCACCTTCAGCTGAACTTGACTCCCCAATAAAGAAGGAACTGGATGAGATGAACAACCATCAAGTCTTTTCCTCAATGCCAAGACAGGTTTTAGAGGCTACTTTGATCCCAGCTTTCAAGGAAGAAACTAAAATGTCCATTTCAGAAGGTACAGCATCTGAAAAGTCAGACACACCCATGGAGGAAGTGGTAGCAGAGGACATGTTTTCTCATCTAGCCTCAGCATCTACTGCCTCCCTAGCCACCAGCTCTTTGCCAGAGCCTACCACTGATTCCCCCTCCCTTCACGCGGAAGTTGGCTCTCCTCACTCGACCGAGGTAGATGATTCTTTGTCTGTTTCTGTAGGCCAGACACCAACCACTTTCCATGAGGCTGAGGCATCTCCATTCAAGGAAGACTGCCCCAGACCAATGTCCATCTCGCCAGACATCTCACCAAAGAATAAAGGCAGAGCACAGATGCAGGACACAAAATCACCAGAACATTCTACCATGTCAATGGAGTTTGGCCAGGAGTCTCCTGACCACTCGTTAGCCCTTGATTTTAGTAAACAATCTCCAGAGCACCAATCTGCAGGAAGCAACTTGCGTGCTACAGAGAATGGCCCAACTGAGATAAATGATAGTCCTTCAGATGTCAAAGTATCTGAAGAACAACCCTCTACCATAGAGGAACCTCTGCTGTTTGAAGAGACCGATTCAGGTCGTGCTGCTTCTGCAACCCCATCAGATGCCTCCCAATCCACTCCCTCTGTCACAACCCCATGCCAAATGACTGAGATGCCCCCCATGGTTGAGCAGACAGGTGGGTCTCCCATCACTCCAAAGGCAGCCTCTCTCACCCATTCTCCTCATTCCAGTGGGGCGTCCCCAGTTTCAGGAGGTCCCATTGAAAGAGACAACATCAGCCCACTTTCACTGTCCGTGGAGCACTTTGCGTACAAGTCTAACACACAAGAGCCACAGGACAAGCCACCTTCTGAAACAACTTCCCCATCAACATTATGGTTTTCAGATGAAGGGAAACTTTTGCCAGAAAAGGAGACCAATCCCTTTAAATGTGAAGATTATACACTTGAAGCAAAATCTCCCTTGTGCACTGAAGTCCATTCCCCATCAAATCTACCTCTGTCTTCACATCCAGCCTGCACCTTAAGGAACCCAGATTCCTCTAAGGTTAGCCCTTCCGCTTTGTCTAAGACAGATGTTGACCTCTGCTTGGTCACTTCCTGTGAATACCGTCATCCCAAGACAGAACTATCTCCGTCTTTCATCAACCCAAGCCCTCTTGAATATTTCATTAATGAAGAGAATGTCTTAGAAGAAGAGAAGCCTCTTGAGACAGTTGGAGGAGGACCTCCACCTCCTGGGGGAAAGCTTTCATCCAAACAATGTGAGGAGACTCCACCCACATCCATCAGTGAATCCGCCCCCTCTCAGACAGATTCTGATGTTCCACCAGGGACAGAAGAGTGCCCCTCTATAACAGCAGATGCTAACATTGATTCTGAGGACGACTCAGAGACACTGCCTACTGATAGAACCCTGACCTACAGGCATGCTGATCCTCCTCCGGTGGCGCTCAGGGACACAGCTCCATCCACAGGTCCCCATGATGCCTGTATGGTCGACCCAGAGGCCCTCAAGGCTGAGGAGAACCGCCACAATGCAAACACAGACGCTGTAGAAAAGCCCAAGAAGAAAAAGCTGACCAAAAAGTCTTCCTCACCCGCTAGAAAGAGTGCTCTGTCAAAGGTGAAGGATTCAAAGACCGCCTCCCCAAAGAAAAGTCTGGGGGAGGGGAAAGATGCCAAAAATGCAACCAATACATCAGCATCGAGAGGCGCTAGCGGGAAGGCATCAAGTGTGGTGTCTCTGCCGAACTGTCCTCCCATGTACCTGGATTTGGTTTACATCCCGAATCACTGCAGTGCCAAGAATGTTGATGCGGAGTTCTTTCAGCACGTGCGGTCGTCTTACTATGTGGTCAGCGGCAACGACCAGACGTCTCAGGAGCCCAGTAGACCGGTCCTTGATGCTCTGCTGGAAGGGAAAGCCAGATGGGAGAATAATATGCAG GTCACGCTGATCCCCACACATGACACGGATGTGATGAGGGAGTGGTACCAGGAGACCCACGACAAACAACAGGAGCTGAACATCATGGTCCTGGCCAGCAGCAGCACTGTGGTCATGCAGGATGAGTCCTTCCCAGCTTGTAAGATAGAAATGTAG